In the Yoonia rosea genome, GTTGCGCCCGAGGTTGAGCGCTGCAGCCTTGCTGGCCCGATAGATGTAACTGCCGCCGGGGGCACGCGTGTGTGACGCCATCTGCGACGAGATGATCGCGATTTTGCCTGCTTTGGCGCGCTGCAAATGAGGCAGGAGGTGTTGGATCGTCAGGAAGACGCCGGTGACGTTTGCTGCAAACATCTGTTCCCACATGTCTGCGGGGTAGCCCCCGGCCAATGTTTGCCCTTTGTCGAGATAAACACCTGCGTTGCAGACCAGAAGATCAATCGGCCTATCCCCAAGACGCGCCGCCAAGGCGGCATGTGATGCGGGGTCTGTGACATCAAGTTCATACATCGGCCCTGCATCAGCGGCGCGATGCGTGCCGATGACAGGTTCGCCCGCGTCAGCATAAAGTCCCATAAGCGCCTGACCAATCCCGCGATTGGCCCCTGTGATCAGTGTCGTCATAAGGTGTCCTGTCTTTGGGGCTCAGTTCGTCTTCTTGCGTGGCATGAAGGGCAGCGGCACGACTGGAATACCATCCTCCACCAGCTTTTTGGCCTCGTTCAGGTTGGCCTCGCCGTAAATCGGGCGTTCGGGGACAAGGCCGTCATGCATATCGCGGGCCTCTTTGACAAATCCCTTACCGACATAGTCGGAATGCGCCTCTACTTTCTCACGCAATGCGGCGAGGTCGGCCTCGGAGGGTTTCGGAGCCGTGATCCGCGATGATGTGCTGACAGCTGGTGCCATGATCGTCTTGCGGACCTTGGTGGTGCCGCAGGTGGTGCAATTCACCAAATTGGCCGCGACAAGCTTGTCAAAGGCCTCGCCCGACTGGAACCAGCTTTCGAATTCGTGGTCTTCTTCACATTTGAGGTGGAAACGGATCATCACAACCTATCGCTTACATCTAAATGATAAATAGGCCTTTTGCGCGGGGCTGCAAGCGGCTGCTAGCGCAGGATCTTATGTGGCTTAAACCCCGCGACAATGCGCTTTAGTTCCGGCTCTTTGATTTTCTTGGCGGCTTTGGCGGGCGACATCCACTTGCGGCGGCGCTGCTCTTTTTCGGGCCAGTCCGCATGCACGTGGGTGACATGAAGCGGATAAACCATCGTGACGATTGGGGCGTTATCTACTTTTTGCGGCTTGCTGTAGCTGAACACCCCAAGACAGAAATCAATGGCCTCACCACTTAGTCCCGCCTCTTCAAAGGCCTCCGTCGCGGCAGCGTTTGCAGGCGTTTGTTTGTGCATGGGCCAGCCCTTGGGGATGATCCAGCGTTTGCGTGTGCGGCTGGTAATCAGGCAAACCTGGACCTTATCGTTTTTCACACGCCAGCAGAGGGCCGCAAACTGGGCCCGTACGTCTGTTTTGTGTCCGGTCCGCAGCTTCAAGGGGAGCTGTTTTGCGACTGATTTTGCCATGTTCTCTGCCGCAAATCGCATTACATCAGATTATATGTCAGACGTTATGCAAGCATCCCTTCCACACGCAACCCCACACGCGCGATTTATCGGGTCCGAGATTTATCGGCACTCCAGCTATGGGGCGTGGCATCCGTTGCGCGTGCCGCGTGTCTCGACGGTCATGGACCTTGCGCGCAGCATCGGTTGGCTGCCGCCTGCGCAGTTTATCACCAGTCCGCGCGCCAAGGCGGCGGCGCTTACGGGATATCATACACCGACCTATCTGGCCGCGTTGCAGGCGGCTGAAGCGGCGCAGAGTGTGAGTGAGCAGATACGCCTGAAACACAATTTGGGCACGCCTTCCAATCCGATATTCAAGGAAATGTTCCGCAGGCCTGCCACCGCTGCGGGTGCGTCGCTTTTGGCGGGCGAACTGCTGCGCGACGGCGGTGTAATCTATTCCCCCGCAGGCGGCACGCATCACGGGTTGCCAGACCGCGCAAACGGCTTTTGCTACCTCAATGATCCGGTGCTGGCGATCCAGTCCTTGCGGCGCAACGGCGCCCAGAAGATTGCCTATATTGATATCGACGCCCACCACCCTGACGGGGTCGAGCATGCTTTTGCCTATGATGCGGATACGCTGCAAATCTCGGTGCATGAGGTAAACCGCTGGCCGCGGACAGGTGCTTTGGCGGACATGGGTGTAGGGCAGGTCTATAACCTGCCTGTGCCAGCAGGGTTGAATGACACCGAAATGGCGCTGATCCGCGACACACTGATTTTGCCTTTGGTGGCTGATTTCGGCCCTGATGCGATTGTCCTGCAATGCGGGGCAGATGCGGTGGCAGAAGACCGCCAATCGCGGCTAGCCCTGTCAAACAACGCCCATTGGGCGATTGTCGCAGCCCTGCGCCCGCTGTCGCCGCGTTATCTGGTCCTAGGGGGAGGCGGCTATAACCCGTGGTCGGTGGGCCGGCTCTGGACGGGGGTTTGGGCAACGCTGAATGGCTACGACATTCCGGATGTCCTGCCGCCCGCATCCCAAGCGATCCTCGGTGCTTTGACGTGGACCAGCCCGCTGCGCAAACACCATCCCGAAGCGCACTGGATCACCACACTGCGCGACACCCCGCGCGAAGGGCCGATCAGCGATGCTGTGCGCACGGGCGTGCAGTCATTGGCGATGCGTCGCCCGCGCTGGGCCTGACCCTTGCAAGGGGGCGTAAACGCCCTGATAGTCGCGCCATGAGATTACACATGCTTTTGATCGGGTTTTTTCTGACACTGACCGCCGCTGCAGCGCGGGCCGATGTGCTGATCTTTGCCGCGGCCAGCCTGAAAGAACCCGTCGATCGGATTGCGGCGCAGTTTGATGATGTTGTTGTCTCTTATGGCGGCAGTGGCACCATGGCGCGGCAGGTCAGTTTCGGTGCGCCTGCGGACATTGTGCTTCTGGCGAATACCGATTGGATGGATGTCCTGGTCGCGGGCGATCATGTGCAAGCCGAGAGCGTGTTTGATTTTGCCAGCAACCGCTTGGTGATGATCGGGCCTGAAGGTGCCGGCCCCGTGCCGCTGACATCAGAGGCGATCTTGGACGCATTGGAGGCAGGGCGTATGGCCGTCGGGCTTACGCAGGCAGTTCCGGCAGGCATATACGCCAAGGCTGCGTTGCAGTCGCTGGGCTTGTGGGAGGCGATTGAGGACAAGCTGGCCGAAGTGGACAATGTGCGTGCCGCACTGGCGTTGGTGGCGCGCGGGCAGGCGCCTTTGGGAATCGTTTATCAAAGCGACACGCGGATCACGCAGGATGTGGCCCAAGTTGCTCTGTTTCCGGCCGACAGCCATCCGCCGATACGCTATGTTGC is a window encoding:
- a CDS encoding NUDIX hydrolase, whose protein sequence is MAKSVAKQLPLKLRTGHKTDVRAQFAALCWRVKNDKVQVCLITSRTRKRWIIPKGWPMHKQTPANAAATEAFEEAGLSGEAIDFCLGVFSYSKPQKVDNAPIVTMVYPLHVTHVHADWPEKEQRRRKWMSPAKAAKKIKEPELKRIVAGFKPHKILR
- a CDS encoding DUF1178 family protein; its protein translation is MIRFHLKCEEDHEFESWFQSGEAFDKLVAANLVNCTTCGTTKVRKTIMAPAVSTSSRITAPKPSEADLAALREKVEAHSDYVGKGFVKEARDMHDGLVPERPIYGEANLNEAKKLVEDGIPVVPLPFMPRKKTN
- the modA gene encoding molybdate ABC transporter substrate-binding protein; amino-acid sequence: MRLHMLLIGFFLTLTAAAARADVLIFAAASLKEPVDRIAAQFDDVVVSYGGSGTMARQVSFGAPADIVLLANTDWMDVLVAGDHVQAESVFDFASNRLVMIGPEGAGPVPLTSEAILDALEAGRMAVGLTQAVPAGIYAKAALQSLGLWEAIEDKLAEVDNVRAALALVARGQAPLGIVYQSDTRITQDVAQVALFPADSHPPIRYVAALTNNADIAAQDVLTYLRGPQGQTILAEAGLLPPADDPS
- a CDS encoding acetoin utilization protein AcuC — encoded protein: MQASLPHATPHARFIGSEIYRHSSYGAWHPLRVPRVSTVMDLARSIGWLPPAQFITSPRAKAAALTGYHTPTYLAALQAAEAAQSVSEQIRLKHNLGTPSNPIFKEMFRRPATAAGASLLAGELLRDGGVIYSPAGGTHHGLPDRANGFCYLNDPVLAIQSLRRNGAQKIAYIDIDAHHPDGVEHAFAYDADTLQISVHEVNRWPRTGALADMGVGQVYNLPVPAGLNDTEMALIRDTLILPLVADFGPDAIVLQCGADAVAEDRQSRLALSNNAHWAIVAALRPLSPRYLVLGGGGYNPWSVGRLWTGVWATLNGYDIPDVLPPASQAILGALTWTSPLRKHHPEAHWITTLRDTPREGPISDAVRTGVQSLAMRRPRWA
- a CDS encoding SDR family oxidoreductase, translating into MTTLITGANRGIGQALMGLYADAGEPVIGTHRAADAGPMYELDVTDPASHAALAARLGDRPIDLLVCNAGVYLDKGQTLAGGYPADMWEQMFAANVTGVFLTIQHLLPHLQRAKAGKIAIISSQMASHTRAPGGSYIYRASKAAALNLGRNLATDLAPEGIAVGIYHPGWVRTDMGGDSADISMEESAAGLAARFAELSLQTTGCFLTWDGQEHPY